One window of the Perca flavescens isolate YP-PL-M2 chromosome 16, PFLA_1.0, whole genome shotgun sequence genome contains the following:
- the LOC114571325 gene encoding LOW QUALITY PROTEIN: carboxypeptidase inhibitor SmCI (The sequence of the model RefSeq protein was modified relative to this genomic sequence to represent the inferred CDS: inserted 1 base in 1 codon), with translation MSCQLFTYGGCKGNQNNFKTEKECVQKCPEEVCEQTPEIGPCHATIPRYFYNSPSMSCQLFTYGGCXGNQNNFKTEKKCMQRCHTDEVCEQTPEIGPCEAYFPRYFYNSSSMSCQLFTYGGCGGNQNNFKTEKECMQRCHTDEVCEQTPEIGQCRAYVPRYFYNSSSMSCQLFTYGGCGGNQNNFKTEKECMQKCPEEVCEQTPKIGLCHATIPRYFYNSPSMSCQLFIYGGCGGNQNNFKTEKECVQECHTDEVCEQTPKKGPCHAYVQRYFYNSSSRSCQLFIYGGCKGNQNNFKTEKECMQRCHTKCEE, from the exons ATGAGCTGCCAGCTTTTCACCTATGGAGGGTGTAAGGGCAACCAGAACAACTTTAAAACTGAGAAAGAGTGTGTGCAGAAATGTCCTGAAG AGGTCTGTGAACAAACACCAGAAATAGGTCCATGTCATGCTACCATTCCACGTTACTTCTACAACTCCCCCTCAATGAGCTGCCAGCTTTTCACCTATGGAGGGT GGGGCAACCAGAACAACTTTAAAACTGAGAAAAAGTGTATGCAGAGATGTCACACTGACG AGGTCTGTGAACAAACACCAGAAATAGGTCCATGTGAAGCTTACTTTCCACGTTACTTCTACAACTCCTCCTCAATGAGCTGCCAGCTTTTCACCTATGGAGGGTGTGGGGGCAACCAGAACAACTTTAAAACTGAGAAAGAGTGTATGCAGAGATGTCACACTGACG AGGTCTGTGAACAAACACCAGAAATAGGTCAATGTCGTGCTTACGTTCCACGTTATTTCTACAACTCCTCCTCAATGAGCTGCCAGCTTTTCACCTATGGAGGGTGTGGGGGCAACCAGAACAACTTTAAAACTGAGAAAGAGTGTATGCAGAAATGTCCTGAAG AGGTCTGTGAACAAACACCAAAAATAGGTCTATGTCATGCTACCATTCCACGTTACTTCTACAACTCCCCCTCAATGAGCTGCCAGCTTTTCATCTATGGAGGGTGTGGGGGCAACCAGAACAACTTTAAAACTGAGAAAGAGTGTGTGCAGGAATGTCACACTGATG AGGTCTGTGAACAAACACCAAAAAAAGGTCCATGTCATGCTTACGTTCAACGTTACTTCTACAACTCCTCCTCAAGGAGCTGCCAGCTTTTCATCTATGGAGGGTGTAAGGGCAACCAGAACAACTTTAAAACTGAGAAAGAGTGTATGCAGAGATGTCACACTAAATGTGAGGaatga
- the exd3 gene encoding exonuclease mut-7 homolog isoform X2, whose product MNHTTPGAVGLDPAVLRDQLFELWNRKDLQTLHWTALQGFSKLSEPLEALLTILEGCPGKQRGRSHTVGQHILMKFQSWMKESPQVTLSSLSEQQAMALQQRALSLLTDTQPNFVESLINIYQLNSLDPAILRLHIIRLQALHCYKEAAVLAIKLKLQNELDMEEMCVPLILQNKLPLAESFVIGHNHLEQRLVTLLDLWCHPSFSVEEISMRFPHISLTKQCMSQIQPKLLTKQVFRLLEKFNIDQGLCPNALHKRRLDSLRFLMYKRFVDKSMTEENWSDHVQYVVADDLELQIHLVEMLVRYCGLQKAAQWSLRYNIPRNQLPSGVWETQQSLPPGLQQIGQSGSAQTEQWIPSRSHCQKFYQVPLTKDQVHFVDSPESLQRCRNIVLKECDIVGVDMEWQPTFGCISTQQVALIQLSVLDQVFLLDLCANGFCQHPDTISFIRSLFSERNILKLGYGMSGDVKCLLATWHQLLEEPLRMEGMLDLLNVHQKIQRRKVNRTQNGPKDVLVGEDSAEKGLSLLVQQVLGRPLDKTEQMSNWEKRPLRISQIRYAVADAYCLLDVYSVLSRNPAYFGLPADLRSISSSQSEKSADNKQKEKHAKQMKQAHGKEECQGAQRISPPRSDTEKGLLCGEKPSEDTPALPPQQLRVVCDNMLQGLGRYLRCLGVDVVMLENTDDHRVAAKLAQAEGRFILTCGQPFQSLRSQVGEGRCLSLDCSEKARDQAVRVLRHFNVQLTPSDIFSRCQNEISDTSGQIGLTFTERNEEGA is encoded by the exons ATGAACCATACTACTCCAGGGGCAGTGG GTCTTGACCCTGCCGTGCTGAGAGACCAACTCTTCGAGCTATGGAACCGGAAGGATCTgcagacg CTACATTGGACAGCCCTCCAGGGATTTTCAAAGTTGTCTGAGCCTCTGGAGGCTTTACTAACAATCCTGGAGGGCTGTCCAGGCAAACAGCGGGGTCGGAGCCACACCGTCGGCCAGCACATCCTCATGAAATTCCAGTCATGGATGAAAGAAAGTCCTCAG GTGACCCTGAGTTCACTCTCAGAGCAACAAGCAATGGCGCTTCAACAGCGGGCTCTGAGCTTACTAACAGATACCCAGCCCAACTTTGTAGAAAGTCTCATAAACATCTACCAACTCAATTCCCTGGATCCAGCCATACTCCGACTGCACATTATAAGGTTGCAGGCTCTTCACTGCTACAAAGAG GCAGCAGTACTCGCCATAAAGCTGAAGTTACAGAACGAGCTGGATATGGAGGAG ATGTGTGTACCACTAATCTTGCAAAATAAGTTGCCTTTGGCAGAGTCCTTCGTCATAGGCCACAATCATCTAGAACAGCGACTGGTCACACTGCTAGACTTATGGTGCCACCCCAGCTTCAGTGTGGAAGAGATAAGCAT GCGGTTCCCTCACATCTCTCTGACCAAACAATGCATGAGCCAGATCCAACCCAAACTGCTCACCAAACAAGTCTTCCGACTCTTGGAGAAATTCAACATTGACCAAG GACTGTGTCCCAATGCTCTGCACAAGAGGAGATTGGATTCTTTACGTTTCCTCATGTACAAGAGGTTTGTGGAT AAAAGCATGACCGAGGAGAACTGGAGTGACCATGTACAG TACGTTGTGGCAGATGACCTTGAGCTGCAGATCCATTTGGTGGAGATGTTGGTGAGGTACTGTGGTCTTCAGAAAGCAGCTCAGTGGTCACTGAGGTACAACATCCCCAGAAATCAACTTCCCTCTGGGGTATGGGAAACGCAGCAGAGTCTACCGCCTGGTCTACA ACAGATAGGTCAGAGTGGTTCAGCACAAACTGAGCAGTGGATACCGTCTCGGTCTCACTGTCAGAAGTTCTATCAAGTGCCGCTCACCAAAGACCAGGTTCATTTTGTGGACTCGCCGGAATCTCTTCAGAGATGTCGAAACATTGTGCTGAAG GAATGTGATATAGTAGGCGTTGACATGGAGTGGCAGCCCACGTTTGGCTGTATCTCAACTCAGCAAGTTGCCCTAATACAGCTTTCAGTTTTGGACCAGGTTTTCTTATTAGACCTTTGTGCAAATGGATTCTGTCAACACCCTGATACTATTAGTTTCATCAGGAGCTTGTTCTCCGAAAGAAACATCCTTAAACTGG GTTATGGTATGTCAGGGGATGTCAAGTGTCTCTTGGCCACCTGGCACCAGCTTTTAGAGGAGCCATTGAGGATGGAGGGGATGCTTGATCTTCTTAATGTACACCAAAAG atccagcGTCGAAAGGTCAATAGGACTCAAAATGGACCTAAAGATGTGCTGGTAGGAGAGGACTCTGCAGAGAAAGGCCTCAGTCTGCTGGTACAACAGGTCCTGGGAAGGCCCCTAGACAAGACAGAGCAGATGTCCAACTGGGAGAAACGGCCACTGCGCATCAGCCAAATTAGATATGCAG TGGCAGATGCCTACTGTTTGCTGGATGTGTACTCTGTCCTCTCCAGAAACCCAGCTTACTTTGGGCTACCAGCTGACCTGCGCAGCATCTCATCAAGCCAATCGGAGAAGAGTGCTGACAATAAACAGAAGGAGAAACATGCCAAGCAGATGAAACAGGCCCATGGCAAAGAG GAATGTCAGGGGGCTCAAAGGATCAGTCCCCCTCGCTCCGACACAGAGAAAGGCCTCCTGTGTGGCGAGAAGCCCTCAGAAGACACCCCTGCTCTGCCCCCCCAGCAGTTGCGGGTGGTGTGTGACAACATGCTGCAGGGTCTCGGGAGGTACCTGCGCTGTTTAGGAGTCGATGTGGTCATGTTGGAGAACACCGATGATCACAGAGTAGCGGCAAAG TTAGCACAAGCTGAAGGCCGTTTCATACTCACATGTGGACAACCGTTCCAGAGT TTGCGGTCCCAGGTGGGTGAGGGTCGCTGTCTGTCCCTAGACTGTTCAGAAAAGGCCAGAGACCAGGCTGTTCGAGTCCTCAGACACTTCAATGTCCAGCTCACTCCCAGCGACATATTCAGCCGCTGCCAG AATGAGATTTCAGATACAAGTGGCCAAATTGGGCTTACCTTTACTGAAAGGAATGAGGAAGGAGCTTGA